From Thermosipho africanus Ob7, the proteins below share one genomic window:
- a CDS encoding segregation and condensation protein A, whose protein sequence is MELVFKFQEFEGPLDLIIYLVKKKKLSIRDIPLSQLADEFYEYLQQMKNLNLNITSEFIVTASYLMELKSKSLLPRSSEDESFKISKEKFYSQVEQYAALKDLVEKVKNSENLNIEKMPVSVKTVFPKINEKKLKDIIKNAIKEVELKQKVYKIKKEEITIETIMSKVLNSNINKNLYEILKNLNSKYEIIMYFLAILELIKLKKITLDEEFYIRSV, encoded by the coding sequence ATGGAATTAGTATTTAAATTCCAAGAATTTGAAGGTCCATTAGATTTAATAATATATTTAGTAAAAAAGAAGAAACTAAGTATTAGGGATATTCCTCTTTCTCAGCTTGCTGATGAGTTTTATGAGTATTTACAACAAATGAAGAATTTAAATCTTAATATAACTTCTGAATTTATAGTCACTGCTTCTTATTTAATGGAGTTAAAATCAAAAAGTCTTCTACCAAGAAGCAGTGAGGATGAGTCTTTTAAAATATCCAAAGAAAAATTTTATTCACAAGTTGAGCAATATGCAGCCTTAAAAGATTTAGTCGAAAAAGTTAAAAATAGCGAAAATTTAAATATTGAAAAAATGCCAGTTTCTGTAAAAACTGTTTTTCCGAAAATTAACGAAAAAAAGTTAAAAGATATAATAAAAAATGCTATAAAAGAAGTTGAATTAAAGCAAAAAGTATATAAAATCAAAAAAGAAGAAATCACAATCGAAACTATAATGAGTAAGGTTCTAAATTCTAATATCAACAAAAACTTATATGAAATTCTTAAAAACTTAAATAGCAAGTATGAAATTATAATGTACTTTCTTGCAATACTAGAACTAATTAAACTTAAAAAAATAACTTTAGATGAAGAATTTTACATTAGGAGTGTTTAG
- the scpB gene encoding SMC-Scp complex subunit ScpB: MEKEKIALIEAIIFASKGISIQKLSELTNIDQDEINKIIKHLYSKYNNNSESGIELKNIDGYLKFYTKKQYSSYIEKVVKRRSLSTLTNQQLEIVILLATKKEATKKEIDGIRGKDSTNILKQLLYSGVIKRKKSGRSYIYGLTETFKEETLIEELIEELGGAQLDTFRSKNSSPQNNGKR; encoded by the coding sequence ATGGAAAAAGAAAAAATTGCACTAATCGAAGCAATTATATTTGCATCAAAAGGAATATCTATTCAAAAACTCAGCGAACTAACAAATATTGATCAGGATGAAATAAATAAGATTATAAAACATCTCTATTCAAAATATAACAATAATTCTGAATCTGGAATTGAATTAAAAAACATAGATGGATATTTAAAATTTTACACGAAAAAGCAGTATTCTTCATATATTGAAAAAGTTGTAAAAAGACGTTCTTTAAGCACTCTTACAAATCAACAACTTGAAATTGTAATACTTCTTGCAACAAAGAAAGAAGCAACAAAAAAGGAAATAGATGGAATCCGTGGGAAAGATTCTACAAACATTTTAAAACAGCTACTTTATAGCGGCGTAATTAAAAGAAAAAAAAGTGGAAGATCTTATATATACGGTTTAACTGAAACTTTTAAAGAAGAAACACTAATAGAAGAACTCATCGAAGAACTGGGAGGTGCTCAACTTGACACTTTTAGAAGCAAAAACTCTAGCCCGCAAAATAATGGAAAGCGGTGA
- the fliM gene encoding flagellar motor switch protein FliM: MSDVLSQEEIDRLLQAVNQGEVSIEEVKKEEEEKKVRTYDFLRPRKFSKEQERTLQMLHENFARSLSTYFSGRLRSFVAVDLVGLDQMTYDEFVKSIRNPSYIAVFSAKEFVGSAILDIDLEIFFGVLEILLGGPGMNVEINRPPTDTEIEVMRKEVVNILTNLAQAWSTVYSFTPVIEAIETNPQFVQIVASNEMVLVITLLLKIENIEGYINICWPSSLIEPIGEKLTTQSWFKTKQKIVSEEDMKALRENLARTIVELSVAVGETNLTLWDILNLEVGDVIRLDTFKEDPLKIKLNGKDKFLGVPGVFKGKYAVKIVEVLDEEEIK; encoded by the coding sequence ATGTCTGATGTTTTGAGCCAAGAAGAAATAGATCGATTACTGCAAGCGGTTAATCAAGGGGAAGTATCAATTGAAGAAGTAAAAAAAGAAGAGGAAGAAAAAAAAGTAAGAACATATGATTTTTTAAGGCCTAGAAAATTTTCAAAGGAGCAAGAGAGAACTTTACAAATGCTCCATGAAAATTTTGCAAGGAGCCTTTCAACTTATTTTTCAGGGCGTCTTCGTAGCTTTGTAGCAGTTGATTTGGTCGGTCTTGATCAGATGACTTATGATGAATTTGTAAAGTCAATTCGCAATCCTTCATATATAGCAGTTTTTTCTGCCAAAGAATTTGTTGGAAGTGCAATTTTGGATATAGATTTAGAAATATTTTTTGGGGTATTAGAAATATTGCTGGGAGGACCTGGTATGAATGTGGAAATTAACAGGCCTCCAACAGATACTGAAATTGAAGTAATGAGAAAAGAAGTAGTAAATATTTTAACTAACTTGGCACAAGCATGGAGTACCGTTTATTCTTTTACACCAGTTATTGAAGCAATTGAAACAAATCCACAATTTGTTCAAATTGTTGCTTCAAATGAAATGGTTCTTGTAATTACATTGTTGTTAAAAATAGAAAATATTGAGGGATATATTAATATTTGTTGGCCATCATCTTTGATTGAACCTATTGGTGAAAAATTAACTACTCAAAGTTGGTTTAAGACCAAGCAAAAAATAGTTTCTGAAGAAGACATGAAAGCATTACGTGAAAATTTAGCAAGAACAATTGTTGAACTTTCGGTAGCTGTTGGTGAGACTAATTTAACACTCTGGGATATACTGAACTTAGAGGTTGGAGATGTTATAAGATTAGATACTTTTAAAGAAGATCCTTTAAAAATTAAATTAAATGGTAAAGATAAATTTTTAGGTGTCCCAGGAGTATTTAAAGGAAAATATGCGGTAAAGATTGTTGAGGTTCTCGATGAGGAGGAGATAAAATGA
- a CDS encoding AAA family ATPase, which produces MTLLEAKTLARKIMESGEIPLLVGHFGVGKTDIIREIAREKNRELIILVLSQMEPGDLIGLPSRQDDKTVFLEPDWWPKNNQTILFLDEINRSHRSIRNAIMQLLVDKRIHNHILPEGTWIVASMNPPDEEYDQVDLITDPAFLSRFFILEITPDLEEWLNWAQKNDIPNEIIKFIEKNPEFLYSPNHISLKTTIKPSPRSWHKLGNVFKKLSDEEKKIFGYQLASGILGPEAAKIFTENLFLNIPTANQLLLEGVIPDKLELHEANSIILRIIDFFSNLDEENAKKLHEKAEIIAENLIKFSNSVPKDSFFSLVRLLSELSNENGYKGKLCDKILEKISY; this is translated from the coding sequence TTGACACTTTTAGAAGCAAAAACTCTAGCCCGCAAAATAATGGAAAGCGGTGAAATACCACTTTTAGTTGGCCATTTTGGTGTAGGTAAAACCGATATAATTAGAGAAATCGCTCGTGAGAAAAACAGAGAATTAATTATTTTAGTTCTTTCACAAATGGAACCTGGAGATTTAATAGGACTACCCTCAAGGCAAGATGATAAAACAGTTTTTCTTGAACCTGATTGGTGGCCTAAAAATAATCAAACAATACTTTTCTTAGATGAAATCAATAGATCTCATAGAAGCATTAGGAACGCTATTATGCAGCTCTTGGTTGACAAAAGAATTCATAATCACATATTGCCAGAAGGCACTTGGATTGTAGCTTCTATGAATCCTCCTGATGAAGAATATGACCAGGTAGATTTAATAACTGATCCTGCATTTTTGTCAAGATTCTTTATCCTTGAAATTACACCTGACCTTGAAGAATGGTTAAATTGGGCACAAAAAAACGATATTCCAAATGAAATAATAAAATTCATTGAAAAAAATCCTGAATTTTTATATTCTCCAAATCATATATCACTAAAGACAACCATAAAACCAAGCCCAAGAAGCTGGCATAAGCTTGGAAATGTATTCAAAAAACTTTCCGATGAGGAGAAAAAAATTTTTGGATATCAACTTGCCTCTGGAATACTCGGGCCAGAAGCAGCAAAAATATTTACGGAAAACCTCTTCTTAAATATTCCTACCGCAAATCAATTGCTATTAGAAGGAGTTATTCCAGACAAATTAGAACTACATGAAGCTAATTCAATAATTCTAAGAATAATTGACTTTTTTTCAAATCTTGATGAAGAAAATGCAAAAAAATTACATGAAAAAGCAGAAATAATTGCAGAAAATTTAATCAAATTTTCAAATTCTGTTCCAAAAGACAGCTTTTTCAGCCTAGTTAGATTACTAAGTGAGCTTTCAAATGAGAATGGTTATAAAGGAAAGTTGTGTGATAAAATACTTGAAAAAATATCATATTAA
- a CDS encoding CBS domain-containing protein, translating into MNVKKWVLQHFPTVKKDEEIGNALRKMREFSCDYCIVLDENDKFEGVVYKSSIRDSELDEKIDMYVTFPDFYVVEDSNVEEAALMLIENKDQVLPVVNNNAEVIGVLTVQEVLEAFIELSAMDEQGTRIILELEDKPGELKRVIDVLANNKMNILSILTLKDDNKRQVSIKIQCEDPESVANLLEIYNIKYISIIEEEGF; encoded by the coding sequence ATGAATGTAAAAAAATGGGTTTTACAACACTTTCCAACAGTAAAAAAAGACGAAGAAATAGGAAATGCTTTAAGAAAAATGAGAGAATTTTCCTGTGATTATTGTATAGTATTAGATGAAAATGACAAGTTCGAGGGTGTTGTTTACAAATCGAGTATCAGAGATTCAGAACTCGACGAAAAAATCGATATGTATGTAACTTTTCCAGATTTTTATGTAGTCGAAGATTCAAATGTCGAAGAAGCAGCACTAATGTTAATAGAAAACAAAGATCAAGTTCTTCCAGTTGTAAACAATAACGCAGAAGTTATTGGAGTTTTAACTGTCCAAGAGGTACTTGAAGCATTTATTGAACTTTCAGCAATGGATGAACAAGGAACCAGAATAATTTTAGAACTTGAAGATAAACCTGGTGAACTAAAAAGAGTAATAGATGTTCTTGCAAATAATAAAATGAACATTTTATCAATTCTTACTCTCAAAGACGACAACAAAAGACAGGTTTCTATAAAAATTCAATGTGAAGATCCTGAATCAGTAGCAAATTTACTTGAAATATATAATATCAAATACATATCTATCATTGAAGAAGAAGGTTTTTAA
- a CDS encoding flagellar basal body-associated FliL family protein: MPEEEIQEGQQPKKKKGIMGLLGPILIPLVISLVVSVAVVMFLGNNTQVQTEKTTTTTTTTAVPIKAVVIQPGTYQTFMLKGGKEVAVIDSLSFKVGSDQCRSLIAEKNDEIMDALMLIFLSKERTEINTPAGIELLKKQIKNAVNEITGFVGEKEKEGVIDVYLYIKAVSSVQ, translated from the coding sequence ATGCCAGAAGAAGAAATCCAAGAAGGACAACAACCTAAAAAAAAGAAAGGAATAATGGGGTTATTAGGACCTATTTTGATACCGCTTGTGATTTCATTAGTTGTTAGTGTTGCAGTGGTAATGTTTTTGGGTAATAATACTCAAGTCCAAACTGAGAAAACAACTACTACGACCACTACGACAGCAGTTCCAATAAAAGCAGTAGTTATTCAACCAGGAACCTATCAGACATTTATGTTAAAAGGTGGTAAAGAGGTTGCTGTAATAGATTCTTTATCTTTTAAAGTTGGAAGCGACCAATGTAGAAGTTTAATTGCTGAAAAAAATGATGAAATTATGGATGCATTAATGTTGATATTTTTGAGTAAAGAAAGAACAGAGATAAATACTCCAGCTGGGATTGAACTTTTAAAAAAGCAAATTAAAAACGCTGTTAACGAAATTACCGGCTTTGTTGGTGAAAAAGAAAAGGAAGGGGTAATTGATGTATATTTGTATATAAAGGCCGTTAGTTCCGTTCAATAA
- the fliY gene encoding flagellar motor switch phosphatase FliY: MGDEQFLSQEELDSLLNQLNEDEDLTEIEKDMFGEIGNIIMGSGTTALSTLLGRKVDITVPTVDLKKISEIKKEVTGKNAVVSIHFKGAIEGLNALIIPQMLVAQIANIMMGGTGEVENEEVDEISLSAVSEAMNQMMGAAATSLSDMLKKPVDITPPTVELIDFDGDNVNFPPIATSDDAVVAKVNFKLVIEGLEPADFFLAMPPEFVKKLYSMIFESEKQEKVESSAAGTSSPVSTQNYAEHSATTTKNVEKNPVSVSPVQFQSFESGGTVKSTGEIPDRIQALLDIPLNVVVELGKTKLTLKQVMELSVGSLIELDKLTGEPVDIIVNGKLIARGEVVVIDENFGVRITEIVTPQERFYTLE; encoded by the coding sequence ATGGGTGATGAACAATTTTTATCCCAGGAGGAATTAGATTCATTACTTAATCAATTAAATGAAGATGAAGATTTAACTGAGATAGAAAAAGATATGTTTGGTGAAATAGGGAATATTATAATGGGGAGTGGAACTACTGCGCTTTCAACTTTGCTTGGGAGGAAAGTTGATATTACTGTTCCCACAGTTGATTTGAAAAAAATTTCAGAAATAAAAAAAGAAGTTACAGGAAAAAATGCAGTAGTTTCCATACATTTTAAAGGTGCAATAGAGGGTCTAAATGCTCTTATTATTCCGCAAATGTTGGTTGCACAAATAGCTAACATAATGATGGGTGGAACGGGAGAAGTTGAAAATGAAGAAGTTGATGAAATCTCATTAAGTGCTGTCTCAGAAGCTATGAATCAGATGATGGGAGCTGCAGCAACTTCCCTTTCTGACATGTTAAAAAAGCCTGTGGATATTACTCCACCAACTGTTGAATTGATTGATTTTGATGGTGACAACGTTAATTTCCCACCTATTGCAACTAGTGATGATGCGGTTGTAGCGAAGGTTAATTTTAAGCTTGTAATAGAAGGTTTAGAGCCAGCTGATTTCTTTTTAGCAATGCCTCCAGAGTTTGTTAAAAAATTGTATAGTATGATTTTTGAAAGCGAAAAACAAGAAAAGGTAGAATCGAGTGCAGCAGGAACTTCTTCACCTGTTTCTACTCAAAATTATGCCGAGCATTCTGCTACAACTACAAAAAATGTAGAGAAAAATCCTGTTTCGGTATCTCCAGTGCAATTTCAATCTTTTGAAAGTGGCGGAACTGTAAAATCAACAGGAGAAATACCTGATAGAATACAGGCACTTCTTGATATTCCACTTAATGTTGTAGTTGAGCTTGGAAAGACAAAACTTACTTTAAAGCAAGTTATGGAATTATCAGTAGGTTCTCTAATTGAATTGGATAAGCTTACTGGAGAGCCAGTTGATATTATTGTAAATGGTAAACTAATTGCCCGTGGCGAAGTTGTAGTAATTGATGAAAATTTTGGAGTAAGGATTACGGAAATTGTAACACCTCAGGAGAGATTTTATACACTAGAATAA